Proteins encoded within one genomic window of Aspergillus nidulans FGSC A4 chromosome VII:
- a CDS encoding DNA-directed RNA polymerase III subunit C31 (transcript_id=CADANIAT00008921) yields the protein MSRFGAKKGRKLPGSEFTWDGTDANGEADTAPTPLFPKYNIPQPRPLSAREKTQVDLYRTLRERFHDGPYYSILGVSAGAAGYTGSSKANFDPFNGMQSYSGKYQKKKRLVPKIQGRPYVMKFFPRELWTTIQPNYKPDGILDGYVPQTLQTGTKRGFEEDDEDEDSAKRRREDGEEGEDLENNGLLEDEEDQEGEEEIEDDDFEDDDDEMGGDYNAEQYFDGGDDEYGDDGFGDGGGGGDEDTY from the exons ATGTCGCGATTTGGCGCAAAGAAGGGCAGAAAGCTGCCCGGCTCAGAATTTACATGGGATGGCACAGATGCGAACGGAGAGGCAGACACAGCACCTACGCCCTTATTTCCT AAATACAACATCCCACAGCCACGGCCCCTAAGCGCCCGCGAAAAAACTCAAGTCGACCTCTACCGCACCCTCCGCGAACGCTTCCATGACGGGCCCTACTATTCGATTCTCGGTGTCTCTGCAGGGGCGGCAGGGTACACGGGTAGCTCCAAGGCTAATTTCGACCCGTTCAATGGCATGCAAAGTTATTCCGGGAAGTAccaaaagaagaaaagacttGTGCCGAAGATACAGGGGAGGCCATATG TCATGAAATTCTTCCCTCGCGAACTCTGGACGACCATCCAACCGAACTACAAGCCCGACGGCATCTTAGACGGCTACGTCCCGCAGACACTACAGACTGGAACAAAACGTGGGttcgaagaagacgatgaagatgaggactCTGCAAAGCGCCGACGAGAAGACGgtgaggagggcgaggatttGGAGAACAACGGTCTcctggaagacgaggaagatcaggagggcgaggaggagattgaggacgatgactttgaggatgacgatgatgagatGGGAGGCGACTACAACGCAGAGCAATACTTTGACGGCGGTGACGACGAATATGGAGATGATGGGTTTGGCGATGGAGGGGGCGGTGGCGACGAGGACACCTATTAA